Part of the Zingiber officinale cultivar Zhangliang chromosome 8A, Zo_v1.1, whole genome shotgun sequence genome, AATGAAAAATTGCTCAAACAAAAAATTGTACAGAGTCATAGAAGGTATGCAAAACTTGATCGTCTGTTGGTATTATAATCTGAAAGAGGTAAGAAGTATGCATTTGCCTCAACATCATCTTATCAAACCATGCAAGACCCATCTATTTTGGATGCATATGAAGGAAACCGGAGCTTAGCTTTGCAACAAAATGGTTAAAACTCATGTTCACAAGGTTAGATATTTTAGGTAATGATTGAAAAACTGTCAGTTATTTAAAGAAGTTACTGTTTGTGATAGTATGAAAGCAATATGCAGAGTTTAAATTCATAATAAACCATGTACAAACAAATTTTATGATTTACCTTCGAACTTGAAATGCTAGTAAGCGCCACCATCTTTTTTACTTCGGCAGACACCAATGATCCCTCTTCACCTGGAGTTTTTCGTTCAGAGTAATTGTCCTCGATCTCCAGCTTCTGCATGCTAGTTAGTTCTTCAACAGTTTCATGCTCTGAATCCTGATCAAGTTCCTCAATATCCTTTTCTACATAATTAGACGGAAAGCTACTGAAAGTAAGCTCAGAGAGTGCCTGATTTTGCTGTTTACTTCGCTCAATGGAATGGATATAATCTTGAGAATTTCCAGATGATATAGTTCTTCTTTGAGCATCTGCCATGAATGGATCAGATGCATGATCGTGGATTTCTGCCATATGAGAGTGCCTCCCTGTTGCTGGTATCCTTTGCCCCATCTTCATTGTAGGCCTCTGGAGCGTCGCACCCAAGCTGCAGTTCCTATGAGAAAACCCGTTTGATCTCTCTGCTTGCACTTTCCCATGGTCTCTTGTAATTGGCGGCGGTGATCGAAAACCTAGCCGGAGTCAGTCGGTTCCTTGAAAAATCGTAATTAGCGGCGGTGATAGAAAACCTAGCCGGAGTCGCAGCGCCGCAGCATTTCAAATGAATTGCTTGCTTTCAACGCtacgaataaaataaaaataaaaataaaaataaaaataaaataaaataaaaatagagtgcGGTGACCGGAAACCCGGCCGGAGTCGGAGCACCGCCTCCGAATCCTAAACCCATTTGGTTTCGATTTAGTATAAATATGGATGCCCCCAGTCAGTCCGGCCATTTATCGCTCTTTCCTCTGTTTTCTTTTCTGCGCCCTGGCGATTCGGCGATTCGGCGATTCTTGTTGTTTTCTGCGCCGTTGCGATCAGCAATGGCAACCTCTCAGCAGCTGCATCCGGTCGATCTTCTTCATCCTCAGGAGCAGCAGCCGCTGGCGACTTTTCTTCGTCCTCAGCGGCAGCAGCGACCGGTCAGGGTTCGGCGAGTATGGGCTTCAAATTTGGACCTTGAGTTCTCCATCATCGCCCGAGTGCTCCCTCGATTTCCCATGGTGTCTTTCGACACCGAGTTCCCGAGATGCACCCTCCTCCCGCAGAAGCCGCACTACCTTCTCTCGGCGGACGAGCGCTACGCTTTCTTGAAGGCCAACGTAGAACGGTCGAAATTGACCCAACTCGGTCTCACCCTCTTCGACGCCGATGGCAATCTTCCCGGCGGCGTTGGAGAGGCTTTCATCTGGGAGTTCAATTTCTGCGACTTTGACGTCTGTCGAGACAAATTCGATTACAATTCGGATGGAATCGATTTCAGAATGCTATTTCTCAAGGGGATCGACCCCGGTCGCTTTGCTGCGTGCTGTCACAGTGCTGGTCTCGTACGTCATTGTCCATGCTGCTCCACCACCGCAGACTGGATCGCCTTCGGCAGCGTATACGACTTCGGTTACCTTGTAAAGGCTTCGTCTTTGGATCAACTACTACCAGATACTCTGAATGAATTTTTACTGCAAGTGACCTACTTGTTCGGTAATTTTATGGACGTCAAGAATCTGATGAGCCACTGTGATGGATTGTCCGGCGGATTAGAGAAGGTTGCCAGGACTCTGGCGATAACTCGGGAAGTTGGTGGCGCGCACGAGGCAGGGTCTGATAGTTTGTTGACCACGAGAGTCTTCTTGGAGATGAAAAAGCTGTTCTTCACAAATGAAGCTGACATGGCACCGTATGGGAATGTCATTTGGGGTTTGTGATCAATGTTGTCAGTGGGGGCATTGGTGTTTAGTCCACTTATTTGTGTTGTTGATGTATATGGATAGCAATCCGCAAACTGTATTTGGCGATTATTCAaaatatgtgtttttttattttattgttgataTATGAATGgttataagaaaaatataaattcgttttttgttttttaaatttcatattaagcgaataaagaaaaagaatttttacCCTGTGACgatgggaaaaaaaaatcatatgtgcTAAataggatataagaaatgaacaATAAAATGATGCTTCGCTTATAAAATTACACACATAATATATTAACTTTTAAGTACGTGAATCCCTCCAAGACTCTATCTTTATAATTAACTTTTATGATTTAACTTTTAGATAGTTGCTATtactattttaaaataaatttgatcaacttaaagtaattttgatgaagtttaaatatttttaacgAAGTTAGTAACGAGTATTACACGACAATAATTTTACTATGGTATCAAGGCTCTTCTTCAacctataataattttattttatcctttACCGCTAATCAACTCACCTAGGAAAATAAGTTACAAAAATAGGAACCATCCATAACATAGTGCAATCTATACACAAAGGAGCTGAAAGAACACTGCTTCTCAGAGAGGAATATACAAATTTAGCATTCCGTATTGATTAGCATTCATCTAGCTCCTGCTGGTCTGTCTCTGCGGGGATCCTGGTTCATAAGGTTGGAAAAGGGTGACGGTGGGAGTTGGGTCGTATTGCATTATGTCAGCAGCTCGCTCAAACTCTTCCCTTAGGATTTTGATGCTGTACTTGTCGACTACCCGACCAAGGTCGTGTGAGATGTTGAACGGGTCCTCGATGCATATTAGGTGACGGTCATTTCCAATTCGCCGCGTCCAATCCTTTTCTTGCTTACTGGAAGTTAAAACAAAATGGATAAGTTTGAATGAAGCGAGAAGTATAAACGAAAAGGATCTCGATCCCCTAACACGAACATACAACAATACTGCTGAATGGAGAATCAAGAAATGAAGAATGCTGTAGACAAGGAAAACTTCAAATTCGATCTGCGTTAGAAAGAACAATAAAAAGAAATACTAAGCTAGACATTTCCAGCCGAGGAGTCATTGCAAAAGCCTAAAGAACTAGTGTCGAGAAAATAAGAATGACATTACCTGATGATGCTCCCTGTGCGAATAGATATAACATCATTTGTATAATCATGATGATATGCCCAGTAATGGAAGAATGCCCATAGCAATCTTGCAATGCTTTCCTTGTTCCCAATGCCAAAGTCACGGAGCATTTCCATTTGATCGAAGAAGGTGCATTTGGTATTCTCCACAGTGACACTGTAAGTTGTATTCATTGCCTGTTAAGACTCAAAAGGGTGCAAGTTTAGTCATCTTCAACCACATGCTTACAACAACAATCAAAGTCGATCTTCAACCACACAACGTAACAAACATAAATATCAAGATTTTAGTGAAACAAAATTATGCAATAATTACATCCAAAAGACTTTAAGATCATGTTAACAATGATGATTTCTtaaataataaaagataacaaaatgatttttttaagtcGTATCTTGTACGCAGCCTTTGCTGGAGAGTGCTAATCTTATGAGAAAAAAAGGTTGTAGATGTAGTCCAGGGCAGCATAATCTTAACCTGATAACACAATTAACTCGAATAGGTTGGTTCTTTAAGGATTTCTCAAACAGTGTCCAACTAAAGTTAGAAAAACATATCTGGTGAATAAAGTATCAGTTGAGTAAAGAATTGACCCAAACTACTCAATCAGAAGCCAACATCAAGTAGATTAGATATTTCGTCACTCAATCTGATCAACTGATTTATTCCTCAAATATGAGGCACATCCAAAAATGCTTAGTAGTGTAAGAGCAGTTTTTAGAATTCTGAATTTCATATCAATTTGTATGCCCTGGAATCAAACAAGGAAGGTAACTAAAATACCAAAGATATATTTTGTATTGGTGAAATtcatagagaatctacagaggtcGACTAACTGATGGAATCAAAAGAAGATAATAGCATGGTAAGGtgaaatttcatttttttctctttcgGTAAATCATTTATTTCAAATTAAATCGGTCACTGCTCAGTAGTTATGATTTATAGGATATGAATTAACCCTTTTTGAAAGAGTATAAAAATATCTGAGGACCGTATATGCTAACACACACATACAAAGAGATCAAAATTGCTTCATACCTGCAAACAAGGAAGAATTGCAGGTCTTCGTAGTTGCAGAAAGTGGATGCACATTAGCACGTATCTGGAAATAAATCGCAGTCAATTATCTTCATCCTATATTCAGCCAGTAGATGCTATAAGCTTATAATTGTGTATCAGTAGTGTAACTCACGCGTAGCTAGAAAGTGTCCCTTGATACGTTTCATTGACACGACGAGATTTAGCCCAGTGTTTAACAATAAAAGCCAACTGTCGTAATCTTTCATCAATCTGTGCGTAATCTTTCAGGAGCTTGGTGTTAACAACTGCCAAAAGGTTATTGACACAAATATCACATGAAAGACCAGTAACTGGATCCATCAACTTCACTATAGGAACCCTAGCACGAGTTAGTGCCTGCAAAATtatgtaattttaagaaaattgttaTGGCAACGATCTATTCATATATCCTGTTTGAAAAACAAGCAAATAAGCCAATTCATTCGAGACAAATAAAACAACATAAGATAACAGAAGCTAAGCTATGATCTTCGAACAATAACACGATTAGTCGATGACTCCTTTGCATAACAAATCCAAATGTTTTTTTTTCACCCAAACCTACACCGCCATAGTTTTAAAATCCTCCAGAGGcatattaattaaattgatattttgaGGATAAATAGAGATTTTTAGAATACAAAAGCATATATCTACTGTGACTATTTCTCATAGGATGATCACTGGGTATCCATGCAAGCATGCCTTTTTAGATGCCATACTACACAAACTAGGGTGCATATCATGCATGGATCTCAGCACCTAAATTTAAGTAACTGAAGAATTCTGTTAGCATATTTGATCTCcccttcttttctttttataataTTGTCTCCCTAAATTTTTAGTCAATGTCGCTAAACAGAATCTACCAACAATCCTTCATTCCCTCACTAGCTTCCTTGCTACAGCCTATATGACGTACAAGCAAGTAGCAGTACCAAAACTAGTAAAGgtgtttctttcttcctctttcatCAGGTGAATTGGTTGAGGCTGCAATTTGTTATTGCTTTATTTGAAAGGACGAGTTGAATCATCTATAAACATTCTACTTAGGCCTGATGGAACTGTGCCATTCGATTCAGGTCAATCAGGATGTGAATCTCATAATCACAAATATAAGGGTTATAACCATCATAGGACCTCATTGACAATGCTCTCCAAAAGATGCAGTTTCAGAATATGATGAtgtgatagttttttttttaaataaatcacTGAAACTTGAGTACGGAGAACCGGATGTATGTAGGTGTCAAACACATCACATTATTAGATGGGAAGATGGCGTGCCAACAGAATATAGACTCACAGAGGTCTTGCTATGGCAAAAAAATCATTAACAtgagaaatataataaaaataaataaccaTTCAAGGAAACAATGTCGTCCGATGAGAGTACATGCAGGTTACCTGGACATTTTGAAAATTACTGGACTCTAGAATTTCAGCCAACTTCAACACAATATCAGATTTGTTTAAGCCCCAATCATTGATTGCAAGGCAAACATCAATGTCACTTTTTGAGACACCAAAAGTGTTGGCACATGATCCATAAAGATGCAGCTTAGCATCTGGCCATTCTTTGTACACCAAATTCTCTAGAGACAAGAATAACTGTTTCTGTTTGGCCTTTTCTTCCTCTGTCGGTACCAGAGACTCAAAAATTGAAAGAAAACTTGGAGTCATTGAATCAATGTTGGGGCAACATTGAATTGCCCTTTTTTGAATCCTCATTCTCTGACTTGAGAAATGATTTCCTCTGTACAAGTCTAACCTTACAtcctgaaataaaaaaaaaatctaaaatgtgACGACAACTGAAGTACAGTCAAGATCAAAGGATAACTGCAATATGCTAAACTTAGGTTGAGAGAAGCATCAAAGCTCACACACCATATATGCATTTTGTGAATCTCAATAATTTTGTGAAATacattaagttaattgaatattTTAAGTCAGTACAAATAAATGATGCATATCACCATCACAAGGTAACTGTGATGCAGCAATTTGGGACATAACAAATACAAGGAAAAGGCTCAATGTATGACTTAGCAACCAAAACTCTAAAATGCCAATACAAGCGGCATCATTGGAACTAGGTATATTTATATAGTAAGAATACCAAATTAGGAAACCTAAAATAGGCGTATAAGTATGCACTATTTGGCTTCTAAAAACGGTAAAAGgaaattattaaaattcatatATTAATTATTCACTTAGTTTTCATGGATTGAACCTAAACATTCATAATCATAGGACAAAACTGATGGCTCAAAATGCAtagcaatattttttttaaaaaaataatacttcAGAACATTAGCTTATGTTAATATGTATTTTGTTGAATGGAGATCGAATTACATTTAACTGTTTCAAACTTAAAAAGATACTTAATTTTAAGTATTTCTATTTTATAATATAACTGTCCTCGAATACAAAATAATGATGTGAAATTTGATACATGATACAACAATGTAATGTAATAAGAAACTAGATTACAATTAAGCAATATCTTAATTGTGTACTTTGTGGAATCAACATGGTAATTTTAAGCATCAGTATATTATGATTGCATCATCCCATCTATGAGCTCCTCGCCATTCCTCAGTAGGATTTCAAACCTTACACACTTAGTAACAAATGTACACCATCATACGACAATGTAATGTAATAAGAAACTAGATAACAATAAAGCAATATCTAATTGTGTACTTTGTGGAATCAACATGG contains:
- the LOC122011219 gene encoding probable CCR4-associated factor 1 homolog 9 translates to MDAPSQSGHLSLFPLFSFLRPGDSAIRRFLLFSAPLRSAMATSQQLHPVDLLHPQEQQPLATFLRPQRQQRPVRVRRVWASNLDLEFSIIARVLPRFPMVSFDTEFPRCTLLPQKPHYLLSADERYAFLKANVERSKLTQLGLTLFDADGNLPGGVGEAFIWEFNFCDFDVCRDKFDYNSDGIDFRMLFLKGIDPGRFAACCHSAGLVRHCPCCSTTADWIAFGSVYDFGYLVKASSLDQLLPDTLNEFLLQVTYLFGNFMDVKNLMSHCDGLSGGLEKVARTLAITREVGGAHEAGSDSLLTTRVFLEMKKLFFTNEADMAPYGNVIWGL